One stretch of Nicotiana tabacum cultivar K326 chromosome 18, ASM71507v2, whole genome shotgun sequence DNA includes these proteins:
- the LOC107825753 gene encoding metal tolerance protein 4 isoform X1, protein MEGEEVENENKTPLLEGWKLSGSGRRSSHRISRRNSVTSLRGDFLARLPEKVKSCVNDNGDVESCSNIDLSKSSCLTKGEKDYYEKQFETLKSFEEVDSIVASNCIDAEDLEEQAQHERAMKISNYANVVLLALKIYATVKSGSLAIAASTLDSLLDLMAGAILWLTHLSMKNINIYKYPIGKLRVQPVGIIIFAAVMATLGFQVLVQAVEQLVENKSPEKMTSDELVWLYAIMITATVVKLALWLYCRSSGNNIVRAYAKDHYFDVVTNVVGLVAAVLGDKFYWWIDPVGALILAIYTISNWSGTVLENAASLVGQSAPPEYLQKLTYLVIRHPQVKRVDTVRAYTFGVLYFVEVDIELPEDLPLKEAHTIGETLQINLEKLPDVERAFVHLDFECEHKPEHSVLSRLPNTET, encoded by the exons ATGGAGGGAGAAGAAGTAGAGAATGAAAACAAAACGCCATTGTTAGAAGGGTGGAAGCTTAGTGGAAGTGGACGGCGGAGCAGCCACCGGATAAGTCGCCGGAACTCAGTAACATCTCTGAGgggtgatttcttggcaagattACCTGAAAAGGTCAAGTCTTGTGTTAATGATAATGGTGATGTTGAATCTTGCTCCAATATTGACCTTTCCAAATCCTCTTGCTTAACTAAAG GAGAAAAGGACTACTATGAAAAACAATTTGAGACATTGAAGTCATTTGAAGAAGTTGATTCCATTGTGGCATCTAATTGCATTGATGCTGAGGATCTTGAAGAACAAGCTCAACATGAGAGGGCGATGAAGATCTCCAATTATGCAAATGTTGTATTGCTAGCTCTCAAG ATCTATGCCACGGTGAAGAGTGGTTCTCTGGCTATTGCTGCATCTACATTGGATTCCTTACTTGATCTCATGGCTGGTGCCATACTGTGGTTGACTCACCTATCAATGAAAAATATCAACATCTACAAATATCCTATAGGGAAGTTGCGAGTGCAGCCAGTAGGAATTATTATATTTGCTGCTGTTATGGCTACACTTG GCTTTCAGGTGTTGGTTCAGGCTGTAGAACAACTAGTTGAAAATAAATCTCCCGAAAAGATGACCTCTGATGAGCTTGTCTGGTTGTATGCTATCATGATAACAGCCACAGTGGTAAAACTTGCTCTTTGGCTCTACTGTAGAAGCTCAGGAAACAACATTGTACGTGCCTATGCAAAG GATCACTATTTTGACGTGGTTACTAATGTAGTCGGATTGGTAGCAGCTGTCCTTGGTGATAAGTTCTACTGGTGGATCGATCCCGTTGGTGCCCTTATCCTTGCAATTTATACAATCTCCAATTGGTCAGGAACTGTTTTAGAGAATGCAG CGTCATTGGTGGGACAGTCAGCGCCTCCGGAATATTTGCAAAAGCTAACATATCTTGTTATAAGACACCCCCAAGTGAAGCGCGTTGATACAGTTCGGGCATACACATTTGGTGTTTTGTACTTCGTAGAG GTTGATATCGAACTTCCAGAAGATTTGCCATTGAAAGAAGCACATACTATTGGAGAAACTCTACAAATAAACCTCGAGAAACTCCCTGATGTTGAACGAGCATTCGTTCATCTTGATTTTGAATGTGAACACAAACCAGAGCATTCCGTCCTCAGCAGGCTACCGAACACTGAAACTTAG
- the LOC107825753 gene encoding metal tolerance protein 4 isoform X2, with protein MEGEEVENENKTPLLEGWKLSGSGRRSSHRISRRNSVTSLRGDFLARLPEKVKSCVNDNGDVESCSNIDLSKSSCLTKGEKDYYEKQFETLKSFEEVDSIVASNCIDAEDLEEQAQHERAMKISNYANVVLLALKIYATVKSGSLAIAASTLDSLLDLMAGAILWLTHLSMKNINIYKYPIGKLRVQPVGIIIFAAVMATLATVVKLALWLYCRSSGNNIVRAYAKDHYFDVVTNVVGLVAAVLGDKFYWWIDPVGALILAIYTISNWSGTVLENAASLVGQSAPPEYLQKLTYLVIRHPQVKRVDTVRAYTFGVLYFVEVDIELPEDLPLKEAHTIGETLQINLEKLPDVERAFVHLDFECEHKPEHSVLSRLPNTET; from the exons ATGGAGGGAGAAGAAGTAGAGAATGAAAACAAAACGCCATTGTTAGAAGGGTGGAAGCTTAGTGGAAGTGGACGGCGGAGCAGCCACCGGATAAGTCGCCGGAACTCAGTAACATCTCTGAGgggtgatttcttggcaagattACCTGAAAAGGTCAAGTCTTGTGTTAATGATAATGGTGATGTTGAATCTTGCTCCAATATTGACCTTTCCAAATCCTCTTGCTTAACTAAAG GAGAAAAGGACTACTATGAAAAACAATTTGAGACATTGAAGTCATTTGAAGAAGTTGATTCCATTGTGGCATCTAATTGCATTGATGCTGAGGATCTTGAAGAACAAGCTCAACATGAGAGGGCGATGAAGATCTCCAATTATGCAAATGTTGTATTGCTAGCTCTCAAG ATCTATGCCACGGTGAAGAGTGGTTCTCTGGCTATTGCTGCATCTACATTGGATTCCTTACTTGATCTCATGGCTGGTGCCATACTGTGGTTGACTCACCTATCAATGAAAAATATCAACATCTACAAATATCCTATAGGGAAGTTGCGAGTGCAGCCAGTAGGAATTATTATATTTGCTGCTGTTATGGCTACACTTG CCACAGTGGTAAAACTTGCTCTTTGGCTCTACTGTAGAAGCTCAGGAAACAACATTGTACGTGCCTATGCAAAG GATCACTATTTTGACGTGGTTACTAATGTAGTCGGATTGGTAGCAGCTGTCCTTGGTGATAAGTTCTACTGGTGGATCGATCCCGTTGGTGCCCTTATCCTTGCAATTTATACAATCTCCAATTGGTCAGGAACTGTTTTAGAGAATGCAG CGTCATTGGTGGGACAGTCAGCGCCTCCGGAATATTTGCAAAAGCTAACATATCTTGTTATAAGACACCCCCAAGTGAAGCGCGTTGATACAGTTCGGGCATACACATTTGGTGTTTTGTACTTCGTAGAG GTTGATATCGAACTTCCAGAAGATTTGCCATTGAAAGAAGCACATACTATTGGAGAAACTCTACAAATAAACCTCGAGAAACTCCCTGATGTTGAACGAGCATTCGTTCATCTTGATTTTGAATGTGAACACAAACCAGAGCATTCCGTCCTCAGCAGGCTACCGAACACTGAAACTTAG